The Pseudodesulfovibrio cashew genomic sequence GCTCCTCCCGCAGGGCCGCGCCCGCGCCGGGCTCGGGCTTGCGGGCCACGTAGCCGGTGTAGTGGACCTCGGGCACGATGCCGTCCACACCCGGAAAGGTCTCCTCCAGCCGGACCAGCTTGGGGTCGGAGTGGACCAGCACGGCCTGAAAATTGGGGTTGAGCATGGCGTGGACCCGCTGCACCTGACGCTGCATGTCGGCCTTCTCCACCAGGATGTCCCGCACCGAGCAGACTGCCTTGCACGGGCCCCAGGTGGAGAAATTCACGCCCTCCAGGATGGGCAGCAGCTCGAAACGAAACTTCTTGCGGCCAAAGGGGAAAAGCTCCACCAGAAAAACGTCGGGCCGGTACTCTCGCATGATCTCCTTGAATTGCTTCAACCGCCGGGAGAGCACGTCCTCCACGTCGGTGACGCCCTCCTCCAGCGGAATGAACGACTTGAAATCCGGGGTCATCATCAACCCGGGCAGCTGGATGTGGGTCATGTGCGCAGGCTTGTCGAACTCCACCTCTGCCCCGCCCGTGACCATGATCACCTCATGATCCTTGAGACCCTTGATGATCTCCAGGCTGCGGAAGACGTGGCCCACGCCCAGGACGTGCTGGCAATAGAAGACAATGCGCATTTACAGCTCCATGTTGATCTCGCCCAGGGCGAGCTCGTTCTCGAAACATTCGATCCGATGCACCCGGTAGGGGCGTATGGGGGATTTCTCGCCGGGCAGATACTCCAGGCCGGACAGGGCGTACATCAGACACTTGAGCACGCCGTTGTGGGTGACCACCAGTACGCGGTCATCGGGATGGGCCTCGGCGAACTCCAGCAGGGCGTCGCAGGCCCGTTGGAGCACCTCCTCGCGACTCTCGCCACCCGGAGGACGGAAGTCGAAGCCGCGCTTTTCCTGTTTATCCACCTTGGCGCGAAGCTGCTTCAACTCCGCTTTGGTCAGGCCGGTCCACTCGCCCCAGTCCTGTTCGCCGAGCCGCGCGTCGGCGGAAATCGGCAGCCCGCCGAGCTTCCCGTTGAGGATGGCGGCGGTCTGTTCGGCCCGGGCCAGCGCCGAGGTCAGGATGCGATCGAACCGGTTATCCGCGAGAGAGTCGGCCCAGGAGTCGGCCATGGTTCGCCCCTCGTCCGAGAGGTCCGTGTTCGTGGTGCCCTGGATGCGCTTGTCGCGGTTCCAGTCCGTAAGCCCGTGCCGCAGGCAGAAGAAAGTGGTCACGATTGCTTCCTTTCGCGCACCAGGCGCGTGATGATCTCGTTGAGCGGGGCGTAGGCCGTGGCCGAGGTGTGGTTGTCCCGCACGTAGGGTGCCGCCTGCGCGCCGAGCCGCTCCAGCAGGGCGGAATCCGTGAGCAGCCGGTCCACGGCTTCGGTGAAGGCGCGCCTGTCCACGGGCGTTATCAGGCCGGAAACCTCATGGCGGATCACGTGGGGCGCGCCCTCGTCGTCGGTGGCCACCACGGGCAGGCCGCACCGCTGGGCCTCCAGATAGACCATGCCCACGCTTTCCTCAAGGCCGGGAAAGGCGAACAGGTCGCCCGCGCTGAACAGCCCGGCGAGCTCGGTCCTGTCCACCAGGCCGAGAAAAGTCACTCTTTCGCCCAGCCGCTCGCGGGCCAGGGCCTCGATCTCGTCCCGGCGCGGGCCGCCCCCGGCAACCACGAGCCGGAAATCCCGGCCCCGGGCCGCCAGCTCGGCGCAGGTCTCCACCACCCACCTGAGCCCCTCGGCCTTGACCCCGTGGCGCATGATGGCCGCCGTCACGATCACCGGGACGCCGTCAGCACTCCATTCCCGGCGTAGCCGCTCCCGGGCCGCCTCGTCCCTGGCGAACAACCCTTCGGGCAGGCCGGGACGGACGTAAGTGTAGCGGTCTTCGGGCAGCAGCTTGGCGCAGCCGCGCATGTCGTTTACCCGGTTGCAGACGATGTGGTCCGAAGCAAGCATGGCCCGCTTGTTCAGGGCGTAGCCCGGCCAGGTGGCGAGCCTGCGGCCCCGGTTTTCGGCATAGGACGCCTGAAAGATGACGTAGGGCATGGCCAGTCGACGCGTGATTGTGGGGCCGAACACGTCCGGCACCTTGTAGTAGCTGCCGTAGGTCAGCCAGCAGTCAGCGCCGCGCGCCGCGTCGGCCATGCGGTTTAAGGCACGCCAGGCACCGGGCCAGGTGGTCGGTTTGCGATAGATCTCCTTGGCCGGAAAATAGGGAAGCGGCAGGACCTCGTGTCCGAACCCGGCCAGGGCTGCCGCCAGATCACGGGCGATGGTCACGTCTCCGGAGACGGAGGCG encodes the following:
- a CDS encoding glycosyltransferase family protein, with protein sequence MRIVFYCQHVLGVGHVFRSLEIIKGLKDHEVIMVTGGAEVEFDKPAHMTHIQLPGLMMTPDFKSFIPLEEGVTDVEDVLSRRLKQFKEIMREYRPDVFLVELFPFGRKKFRFELLPILEGVNFSTWGPCKAVCSVRDILVEKADMQRQVQRVHAMLNPNFQAVLVHSDPKLVRLEETFPGVDGIVPEVHYTGYVARKPEPGAGAALREELGLGDVPLVVQSVGGGHIGGSLLKSTLSASVLLAETHPHKLIVFTGPYATDEAFAEYQAMAEGHDWITVKRFTKRFPDYLDAADLSVSLGGYNTTMNLLAAGTYGLMYPFLQNREQRMRTTRLEERGIVKMLLDEDLAPETMASHMAAGLERTPTPHGLNLNGGENSARILEELVSR
- a CDS encoding histidine phosphatase family protein, giving the protein MTTFFCLRHGLTDWNRDKRIQGTTNTDLSDEGRTMADSWADSLADNRFDRILTSALARAEQTAAILNGKLGGLPISADARLGEQDWGEWTGLTKAELKQLRAKVDKQEKRGFDFRPPGGESREEVLQRACDALLEFAEAHPDDRVLVVTHNGVLKCLMYALSGLEYLPGEKSPIRPYRVHRIECFENELALGEINMEL
- a CDS encoding glycosyltransferase family 4 protein, translating into MKIAFCTPFKPIDHASVSGDVTIARDLAAALAGFGHEVLPLPYFPAKEIYRKPTTWPGAWRALNRMADAARGADCWLTYGSYYKVPDVFGPTITRRLAMPYVIFQASYAENRGRRLATWPGYALNKRAMLASDHIVCNRVNDMRGCAKLLPEDRYTYVRPGLPEGLFARDEAARERLRREWSADGVPVIVTAAIMRHGVKAEGLRWVVETCAELAARGRDFRLVVAGGGPRRDEIEALARERLGERVTFLGLVDRTELAGLFSAGDLFAFPGLEESVGMVYLEAQRCGLPVVATDDEGAPHVIRHEVSGLITPVDRRAFTEAVDRLLTDSALLERLGAQAAPYVRDNHTSATAYAPLNEIITRLVRERKQS